A segment of the Fusarium musae strain F31 chromosome 2, whole genome shotgun sequence genome:
GACCTGTCCTGCATGAAGGTCAATGCAGGGCCGGAATttggtcatgatgaagatgactttGGGTGATTAATTCAGGTTAGAGATCAAACTACCTTGTGTAGTCTTCGTCCCAGCCAGGAAAGGCGGGGCAGTTCTGAAGAATTGGATAAGAGTAGGTATTGGTTACAGAATTCAATCTCAGaatgtaggtacctaggtatactTCGATGTCTAAAACTGTTCTACAGAGAaaggtgaagaagatcatcagaTGCATCTAATGAAGTGTCATTCTGAATTAATGCCCAGTGTGTCTATCCAGCGTTATGTCATATTTTCAGCGTTCGTGGCTTCCATGGAGCCAAGTCGTAGAGTCCCCCGCAACGTACCCTACCCTATGCCCATTGACCAACACCCCTCTTCTCAGgcactaaggtaggtatgaaAGGGACCGTGTTCTCTCCTTCAGccatcattcattcattctttATTTTCAACACAAGCTTCATTAAACTTCAAATGAATGTATGACCACACGTACCGGCCGAGTCCTAGATTTGCTTTATACCAGTTTCCAGCCAACATGAAAGTAGCCTGCTCATCAACAAATCATCTCTCCCATGTGACTTAATTCTTTCTCACAGTAAACCCATATCTATCGCCTCGATCCAGAAGAACTACTCGATTCTCCATCCCGGCTTCCTTGGCGGCAGTATCAAAGTTTTTGCGAGGAGACAGAAATATGTCGTAGTCATCTTAATGAATTGGAATCGTGATCTCCGGATCCATCATTTTCATCAATTCAACGCCTTGCTTCGCATCGAGTGTGACCATGATCAATGGCGCAGATGGCCCGGGGATAGTGGTACCTCCCAGGTGAATGAGCATCAGATCGATGCGCTCTTCTCGAAGGCACTTAGGAAtttccttgagctcatccACTAGAAGAGTATTTCCAGAGATGTAAATCCGATAGCCAGTTTGGAGCTTGCCCGTTTCAACCTTGCGGTAACCCAGTTCGAGCATCCAGCCATTTGTTGGCGGAACAGCACCCAGCAGGTCGTTGACTGCAGCCAGGGGTCCCGGGTGAACATGTTTGCCAGGCATACCTGTGACTTTGATGACAGGGAGAGCCTCGCCAGCCTTCGAATCTTCGTTTCTGAGCTCCAAGTTGTCGAAAAAATCGAGTGGTTCGACATTGCGAAACGGCGCATTCTTAGATGTCAAACATCTATGCGCATGAGGCGTTGTGAGAATTAAGAAATCTCTATTGAGGGAGTCTTCTACCAATCGATCGAAGTGATCTTCGTGGTAATGCGATAAAAGAATTGCGTCTAGTGATGGCAGCTCATGTAGGTCAACCGCTGGGTTAGTTTGCCTCTCAGCAGTAACTCCAGGACCAAGATGGACGTGGTCACCGGCATGGAGGAAGTTGGGATCTGTGAGTAGTCGAAACCCTTCCCATTCGAGTATGGTAGTGGCCGTGCCGATGAAATAGACATTCGCATTTTCATCGCCTTCACTCCCTCCAGGATGAGTCTTGATTGCCTTTGGAGGGAGAGATTGGTCGTCGCCACGAGCTAATTTACCCTGTAGAAGAGGTTGTCTCTTAGACGATCCTAAGCCAATTGATCCCTTATCAGacataataaagctttataaacaGAGTAGTTTGTTCTTATTACTTATGTTTAAAGTTTTCTATTCATTATATACTCTTGGTCTTACTTAGTCATACAGATTCACTTTGACAACGCTTGCCTGgcgtattttcttataaagtATGATAGCAATAAAACTTGTCTTCTATTATATCttgaatatatatatacttgaAAGTGAGTAGCACTTCACAATCTCAGGGTCGAGTGGTGTAGTGGTTATCACGTCTGCCTCACACTATCATAATAGTGTACGCAGAAGGTCTCGAGTTCAATCCTCGGTTCGACCTTTCTTTCaatactttttatctttaaacttagaaagtttatatattttattttataaaacaTACTTAAATCtagtactttattactttttctATATAGTAGCTTTAGTAACTTAATAtgtatatagctaatatatttctattatccATACTcctaagtcttttactaCCGTTGCTGGGATGACGTTGTTCAACTCATTTGTTTGTGCATAGGTCTCACGAGCCAATAAGATCTCAGCGCTGTCCATCCAGGCCGCGAAAGCTGAGGGGCTTTGACCAACATATAGACTTATGATGACCAATTCTCGGGCATCAACATGAGATTTTTCGAACCCCAGCCAATTTGATCCTTCATCAATCTCTAGGAAGACCTTGAGGTAATATTGCGACAACAATTGTGGTATGCGCCAACGCGACGTCTTCTGCTACTTGCTATAGACCTGTAACCTTGACCGACAATGCCAGACCGCAGTCCTTCGCATGACTCCCGCGATGAAAGCTCTCCTGAGCCAGAACATGACCGCGACAGACCACGCGACCGTGATAGGGATAGGGATAGGGATAGAGATAGAGACAGAGAAAGAGACAGGGATAGAGACCGAGAAAGG
Coding sequences within it:
- a CDS encoding hypothetical protein (EggNog:ENOG41), which produces MSDKGSIGLGSSKRQPLLQGKLARGDDQSLPPKAIKTHPGGSEGDENANVYFIGTATTILEWEGFRLLTDPNFLHAGDHVHLGPGVTAERQTNPAVDLHELPSLDAILLSHYHEDHFDRLVEDSLNRDFLILTTPHAHRCLTSKNAPFRNVEPLDFFDNLELRNEDSKAGEALPVIKVTGMPGKHVHPGPLAAVNDLLGAVPPTNGWMLELGYRKVETGKLQTGYRIYISGNTLLVDELKEIPKCLREERIDLMLIHLGGTTIPGPSAPLIMVTLDAKQGVELMKMMDPEITIPIH